One Nocardioides palaemonis DNA window includes the following coding sequences:
- a CDS encoding cytochrome c oxidase assembly protein produces the protein MPRARDPVGVYGAWLRLPSVASVMSPYGIVLGLKLLAVLALAVAGWWHRRRTLGALAAGAPRAFARLITAEIAVLLGAAGLGVALSRTAPPAGPATPLTNAESLLGSPMPAPLDAGRWIGTWSLDTLFLPLALAGAIGYLWGVVRLRKRNDTWPWLRTVSWLIGCALFIWATNGAPGVYGRVLFSMHMVQHMTIATAVPVFLVLGTPITLALRVLRRREDGSRGPREWLLAASRSLLVHVLGHPVVAAGMFVVSMIAFYYTSAFAASLESHTGHVLMTFHFLLTGYLFAEAVVGSDPALSRPPFPMRVLLVMVTFGFHALFAVSMMASTTVFAADWFSALGRTWGSSLLDDQYVGAQIGWLMGEYPILIMAAALVTSWVRADQRERRRFDRREARDDDRELQAYNAYLGRLRDAGLTHRPAPPTMEPRRSRRPEKEHHE, from the coding sequence GTGCCTCGTGCTCGTGACCCTGTCGGGGTCTACGGCGCGTGGCTCCGGCTGCCGTCGGTCGCCTCCGTGATGTCGCCCTACGGAATCGTTCTCGGACTCAAGCTCCTCGCGGTCCTGGCGTTGGCCGTCGCCGGCTGGTGGCACCGGCGGCGCACCTTGGGCGCCTTGGCCGCCGGAGCGCCTCGCGCCTTCGCCAGGTTGATCACCGCCGAGATCGCAGTCCTGCTTGGAGCCGCCGGACTGGGTGTCGCCCTCAGCCGTACCGCACCTCCGGCGGGTCCCGCGACACCGCTCACCAACGCCGAGTCCTTGCTGGGCAGCCCGATGCCGGCACCGCTCGACGCCGGTCGGTGGATCGGGACCTGGTCGCTGGACACGCTCTTCCTGCCCCTCGCGCTCGCCGGCGCGATCGGATACCTGTGGGGCGTCGTACGACTGAGGAAGCGCAACGACACGTGGCCCTGGCTGCGGACCGTGTCGTGGTTGATCGGGTGCGCACTGTTCATCTGGGCCACCAACGGCGCCCCCGGCGTCTACGGACGCGTCCTGTTCAGCATGCACATGGTTCAGCACATGACCATCGCCACCGCGGTCCCGGTGTTCCTGGTCCTGGGGACCCCGATCACTCTCGCCCTTCGTGTCCTTCGTCGCCGCGAGGACGGCTCGCGCGGCCCCCGCGAGTGGCTGCTGGCCGCGAGCCGCTCCCTGCTCGTGCACGTCCTGGGCCATCCTGTGGTCGCGGCCGGCATGTTCGTGGTGAGCATGATCGCCTTCTACTACACCTCCGCCTTCGCGGCTTCCCTCGAGTCGCACACGGGTCACGTCCTCATGACGTTCCACTTCCTGTTGACCGGCTACCTGTTTGCCGAGGCCGTGGTGGGTTCCGACCCGGCCCTGAGCCGGCCTCCGTTCCCCATGCGGGTCCTGCTCGTGATGGTGACGTTCGGGTTTCACGCACTGTTCGCTGTCAGCATGATGGCCAGCACGACGGTGTTCGCGGCCGACTGGTTCAGCGCGCTCGGGCGCACCTGGGGAAGCTCGCTCCTCGACGACCAGTACGTGGGTGCCCAGATCGGGTGGCTCATGGGCGAATACCCGATCCTCATCATGGCCGCGGCGCTCGTGACGAGCTGGGTCAGGGCCGACCAGCGCGAGCGCCGGCGATTCGACCGACGCGAGGCTCGCGACGACGACCGCGAGCTGCAGGCGTACAACGCCTATCTCGGCCGCCTGCGCGACGCCGGCCTGACACATCGGCCGGCGCCTCCTACGATGGAGCCTCGTAGGTCACGTCGTCCCGAGAAGGAGCACCACGAGTGA
- a CDS encoding BlaI/MecI/CopY family transcriptional regulator, translating to MRQLGQLEAAVMQHLWSAGEPVSVRAMLETLTQGRPLAYTTVMTVMDNLHSKGLVAREKEGKAYLYTPTSTREEHTAEVLQEVLADSDDRTAALMHLVGKMDPSEAAELLAALSDRADGAS from the coding sequence GTGAGGCAGCTGGGTCAGCTAGAAGCCGCCGTCATGCAGCACCTCTGGAGTGCGGGTGAGCCCGTGTCCGTGCGCGCGATGCTCGAGACGCTGACGCAGGGGCGGCCTCTGGCCTACACGACCGTGATGACGGTCATGGACAACCTGCACTCCAAGGGCCTCGTGGCACGCGAGAAGGAGGGGAAGGCGTATCTCTACACACCGACCTCCACACGCGAGGAGCACACCGCCGAAGTGCTCCAGGAGGTGCTCGCCGACTCCGACGACCGGACCGCGGCACTGATGCACCTCGTCGGGAAGATGGATCCGAGCGAGGCTGCCGAGCTGCTGGCGGCACTGTCCGATCGGGCAGACGGGGCATCATGA
- a CDS encoding M56 family metallopeptidase — protein MIAALLLLAFAVAVSAVGRAALCHPWTLRTPRLAIIGWQALSTSVVTSMLLAAVALALPFLPLRFSLASVLGAHTITVVEHYETPLGSAPGVLGLLLVAVLAGMLMTTTARNFLRTRRVRRAQLDSLQLVGAAHPDGFTVIEHDVPVAYCLPGRSATVVLSSAAIALLDDRERDLVLGHERRHLRARHDLALAYSGALHRTFPWVPLFATAHREISVLLEMAADDSATTPADRRALARAIVALGTGIRPETALAASDTAAVARVRRLTSTAPDTSLRSRALAGAAVVFVLSAPVGLALAPAAEAAARDCCSVSELAPDQ, from the coding sequence ATGATCGCCGCGTTGCTCCTGCTGGCCTTCGCGGTCGCGGTCTCGGCGGTCGGTCGCGCGGCGCTCTGCCACCCGTGGACCCTGCGGACACCACGCCTCGCCATCATCGGGTGGCAGGCGCTCTCGACCTCCGTCGTCACGTCGATGCTCCTGGCTGCGGTCGCACTCGCGCTGCCGTTCCTGCCCCTGCGCTTCTCGCTCGCCAGCGTGCTCGGTGCCCACACCATCACCGTCGTGGAGCACTACGAGACACCACTCGGCAGCGCACCCGGGGTGCTCGGACTGCTCCTGGTGGCGGTCCTGGCCGGAATGCTCATGACGACCACGGCCCGCAACTTCCTCCGCACCCGTCGCGTCCGTCGTGCACAGCTCGACTCGTTGCAGCTGGTCGGCGCGGCGCACCCCGACGGCTTCACCGTGATCGAGCACGACGTACCCGTCGCCTACTGCCTGCCGGGCCGGTCCGCGACCGTCGTGCTGTCCTCGGCTGCGATCGCGCTCCTCGACGACCGTGAACGCGACCTGGTCCTCGGGCACGAGCGCAGGCACCTCCGCGCTCGACACGACCTGGCCCTCGCCTACTCGGGTGCGCTGCACCGCACGTTCCCGTGGGTGCCCCTGTTCGCCACCGCGCACCGGGAGATCTCGGTCCTGCTGGAGATGGCCGCCGACGACTCGGCGACGACGCCCGCCGACCGACGAGCGCTGGCCCGCGCCATCGTCGCCCTCGGGACGGGCATCCGGCCGGAGACCGCCCTGGCGGCGAGCGACACAGCGGCAGTGGCACGCGTACGACGCCTCACGTCGACGGCGCCGGACACGTCCCTGAGATCGCGAGCCCTCGCCGGGGCGGCTGTGGTCTTCGTCCTGTCGGCGCCCGTCGGACTGGCCCTCGCCCCGGCCGCCGAGGCTGCCGCACGGGACTGCTGCTCGGTCTCCGAGCTGGCCCCGGACCAATAG
- a CDS encoding TlpA family protein disulfide reductase has translation MNPRRKNGLVFVATVVVTGIVAWLVMGRPSLGGAEGSTGSGATRDVVQQYAPGDRPSVSSFEATLLDGSSLSDGDLLGTVTVLNVWGSWCGPCRAEAPELVDAARRLKGRAQFFGINVRDSPDAARAFERAFDIPYPSVRPADSARTILAFRGVLTAAAVPSTVIVDRDGAVAARVVGQVDASTLVSLVRDASDGAEG, from the coding sequence GTGAACCCGAGACGGAAGAACGGTCTAGTCTTCGTCGCGACAGTCGTCGTCACCGGGATCGTGGCATGGCTGGTGATGGGACGCCCAAGCCTCGGCGGTGCCGAGGGCTCGACGGGCTCTGGCGCCACGCGCGACGTCGTCCAGCAGTACGCGCCCGGTGACCGGCCGTCGGTGTCCTCGTTCGAGGCCACCCTCCTCGACGGCTCGAGCCTGAGCGACGGTGACCTGCTCGGCACGGTCACGGTGCTGAACGTCTGGGGCTCCTGGTGTGGTCCGTGCCGTGCTGAGGCGCCCGAGCTCGTGGATGCCGCCCGGCGCCTGAAGGGACGAGCGCAGTTCTTCGGCATCAACGTCCGCGACAGCCCCGACGCCGCTCGCGCGTTCGAGCGTGCCTTTGACATCCCGTACCCGAGCGTCCGCCCAGCAGACAGCGCTCGCACCATCCTGGCGTTCCGTGGGGTGCTGACCGCTGCTGCTGTGCCCTCCACGGTGATCGTGGATCGCGACGGCGCTGTGGCCGCCCGGGTCGTCGGTCAGGTCGACGCCTCGACGCTGGTCAGCCTCGTGCGAGATGCGTCGGACGGGGCCGAAGGCTGA
- a CDS encoding cytochrome c biogenesis CcdA family protein, with protein sequence MGGAQGAILDGSMLAALPIALLAGLLSFFTPCSLPLVPGYLSYVAGMAGADSEVARELAGGPRARRSRTVTGAVLFVAGFAVVFTSYGMAFGSLGARLAVHQDTIVRAAGVLTICLGILFTGVAGRLPVLGRTIRPRVTPRIGLAGAPLLGAVFGVGWTPCVGPALAAVLTLATTTATAGRGAFLSLFYAVGLGIPFIVAAMSISRATRVFAWVGRRSSWITRGGGALLIVIGLLQASGLWSRGVAALQVLVVSLQAPL encoded by the coding sequence ATGGGAGGGGCACAGGGCGCCATCCTCGACGGGTCGATGCTGGCAGCGCTCCCGATCGCGCTGCTCGCGGGGTTGCTCTCGTTCTTCACGCCGTGCTCGCTACCTCTCGTGCCCGGATACCTGTCGTACGTCGCCGGCATGGCCGGAGCCGACTCCGAGGTTGCCCGGGAGTTGGCCGGCGGCCCGCGTGCGCGGAGGTCCCGCACGGTCACGGGCGCCGTCCTCTTCGTCGCTGGGTTCGCAGTCGTGTTCACCAGCTATGGGATGGCCTTCGGGTCGCTCGGGGCTCGGCTCGCCGTCCACCAGGACACCATCGTGCGGGCGGCAGGTGTGCTGACCATCTGCCTCGGCATCCTGTTCACGGGAGTCGCCGGGCGGCTTCCCGTCCTGGGGCGGACGATCCGCCCGCGGGTCACGCCTCGCATCGGACTGGCCGGTGCCCCGCTGCTCGGCGCCGTGTTCGGAGTCGGATGGACGCCGTGCGTCGGTCCGGCACTGGCGGCCGTGCTGACCTTGGCCACGACCACGGCGACGGCTGGGCGCGGGGCGTTCTTGTCGCTTTTCTACGCAGTCGGGCTGGGGATCCCGTTCATCGTGGCGGCGATGTCGATCTCCCGCGCGACCCGTGTCTTCGCTTGGGTCGGTCGTCGCTCGTCGTGGATCACCCGCGGGGGAGGGGCACTGCTCATCGTGATCGGCCTGCTCCAGGCTTCGGGTCTGTGGTCCCGGGGTGTTGCGGCCCTGCAGGTGCTGGTGGTCAGCTTGCAGGCGCCGCTGTGA
- a CDS encoding vitamin K epoxide reductase family protein produces MGGGLVGLLAAAVLLIERIKLAQNSDYVPTCSINPVLSCGSVMETAQASLLGFPNPVIGVAAFPVVVTTGMVILAGGRLARWYWLGLQAGVTAGLVLVAWLAFQSVYRIGALCPYCMVVWAVVIPTFWYVTLRNLSAGAFGERARTSRGVAIVREWHAPLLLVPFLLLLVLIGERFWSYWSTLL; encoded by the coding sequence GTGGGCGGCGGACTGGTAGGCCTGCTGGCTGCGGCAGTCCTGCTGATCGAGCGCATCAAGCTCGCGCAGAACAGTGACTACGTTCCCACCTGCAGCATCAACCCGGTGCTCAGCTGCGGTTCGGTCATGGAGACGGCTCAGGCGTCGCTGCTGGGCTTCCCGAACCCGGTCATCGGGGTGGCTGCGTTCCCGGTCGTCGTGACGACCGGGATGGTGATCCTTGCCGGTGGTCGGCTCGCTCGCTGGTACTGGCTCGGCCTGCAGGCCGGCGTGACGGCGGGTCTCGTTCTCGTGGCCTGGCTGGCGTTCCAGAGCGTCTATCGCATCGGTGCGTTGTGCCCTTACTGCATGGTCGTGTGGGCGGTCGTGATCCCGACCTTCTGGTACGTCACCCTCCGCAACCTGTCCGCCGGAGCATTCGGCGAGAGGGCACGAACGAGCAGGGGCGTGGCGATCGTGCGGGAGTGGCACGCGCCCCTGCTCCTCGTGCCGTTCCTGCTGCTGCTCGTGCTGATCGGCGAGCGCTTCTGGTCCTACTGGTCCACCCTGCTGTGA
- a CDS encoding DsbA family protein, whose protein sequence is MRQQSKAALAVAVIVVLAIGGVLLTDRLQGDDGPAAAELEAAIADGAIVREDSRVLGEPGSSGVTMVEFLDFECEACGAAYPIVEDLRDTYAGEVTFVIRYFPLPGHFNSGRAAKAVESAARQGELEAMYNRMYETQAEWGESQEPMDDRFRGYAEEIGLDMEQYDADYASQEIEERIAKDVADGESLGVAGTPTFYIDGELFQPQTADDFSTALDEALAG, encoded by the coding sequence GTGCGACAGCAGAGCAAGGCGGCACTGGCCGTGGCGGTGATCGTGGTCCTGGCCATCGGGGGTGTCCTCCTCACTGACCGGTTGCAGGGCGACGACGGACCGGCCGCAGCAGAGCTCGAGGCCGCCATCGCCGACGGCGCCATCGTGCGTGAGGACAGCCGAGTCCTGGGCGAGCCGGGATCGAGCGGCGTCACGATGGTGGAGTTCCTCGACTTCGAGTGCGAGGCGTGCGGTGCTGCGTACCCGATCGTCGAGGACCTCCGCGACACGTACGCCGGCGAGGTGACCTTCGTGATCCGCTACTTCCCACTGCCCGGTCACTTCAACTCGGGTCGCGCAGCGAAGGCCGTGGAGTCCGCCGCGCGGCAGGGTGAGCTCGAGGCGATGTACAACCGGATGTACGAGACGCAGGCTGAGTGGGGTGAGTCGCAGGAGCCGATGGACGACCGGTTCCGCGGGTACGCCGAGGAGATCGGACTGGACATGGAGCAGTACGACGCCGACTACGCCTCGCAGGAGATCGAGGAGCGGATCGCCAAGGACGTGGCGGACGGCGAGTCGCTCGGGGTGGCGGGCACGCCGACCTTCTACATCGACGGCGAGCTGTTCCAGCCGCAGACGGCCGACGACTTCTCCACGGCCCTCGACGAAGCCCTGGCGGGGTGA
- a CDS encoding alkaline phosphatase — translation MKRRSLPALAAGTAAVLAVGIAAANAVPIGFGEDRSAELAKQIDPSKPKNVILIIGDGMDDSMITAARNYDLGANGRFAGLDNLAFTGAMTTHGLKAGTAPDYPIAYVSDSAPTASGWSSGKKTIDSRISQGPSEALNIAGEDYKTVLEYFKEAGKPVGNVSTAALTDATPGAAGAHINARACQGPRNMDATGANNCTPTKKSEGGKGSIAEQLVDNEIDVLIGGGYDRFAQATDAGPSVIDYATATYGYDLVRTAGELDAVTSIDDGPVLGLFAPENMTPMYQPFLATAAGSGGANTTCQASDRGTQPDLSSMTKKAIELLDNDDGFFLQTESAMIDKQEHAIDICGAIGDLVELNETVEVALEYQAENPDTLIIVTGDHAHSTQIVGGAGQGTQTATVRTADGDPMTVAYSTGVGGSNHTGAQIRVAASGPQAANVTGVIDQTDLFNTMMGRTPSTLPTDPAPTVTVTATPTQSPTPTPTPQPTSTPAPQPSSKPAVQVAAPKTVARGERAWIAVAAGDADTVKVVLIQGKNRITRTLKAAGGTFRLPALRAGSARVKVIAKGEGGTTKVKEAIRIR, via the coding sequence GTGAAGCGTCGTTCCCTTCCTGCCCTGGCTGCCGGCACCGCTGCCGTGCTCGCCGTGGGTATTGCCGCCGCCAACGCGGTTCCCATCGGCTTCGGCGAAGACCGCTCCGCGGAGCTGGCCAAGCAGATCGACCCCTCCAAGCCCAAGAACGTCATCCTCATCATCGGCGACGGCATGGACGACTCCATGATCACCGCCGCACGCAACTACGACCTCGGGGCCAACGGCCGGTTCGCGGGCCTGGACAACCTTGCCTTCACGGGCGCCATGACGACCCACGGCCTGAAGGCGGGCACCGCGCCCGACTACCCGATCGCCTACGTCTCCGACTCCGCGCCGACCGCCTCGGGCTGGTCCAGCGGCAAGAAGACGATCGACAGCCGGATCTCCCAGGGTCCGAGTGAGGCCCTCAACATCGCTGGTGAGGACTACAAGACCGTTCTCGAGTACTTCAAGGAGGCCGGCAAGCCCGTCGGGAACGTCTCCACCGCCGCCCTGACCGACGCCACCCCCGGCGCCGCCGGAGCGCACATCAACGCACGCGCCTGCCAGGGCCCGCGGAACATGGACGCCACCGGCGCCAACAACTGCACCCCGACGAAGAAGTCCGAGGGCGGCAAGGGCTCGATCGCCGAGCAGCTCGTCGACAACGAGATCGACGTGCTCATCGGCGGCGGATACGACCGGTTCGCCCAGGCCACCGACGCAGGCCCGTCGGTCATCGACTACGCCACCGCGACCTACGGCTACGACCTGGTGCGAACGGCTGGCGAGCTCGACGCCGTGACCTCGATCGACGACGGTCCTGTTCTCGGCCTCTTCGCACCCGAGAACATGACGCCGATGTACCAGCCCTTCCTCGCCACCGCTGCCGGCTCCGGCGGAGCGAACACCACGTGCCAGGCCTCGGACCGAGGAACCCAGCCTGACCTCTCCTCGATGACCAAGAAGGCCATCGAGCTGCTGGACAACGATGACGGGTTCTTCCTCCAGACCGAGAGCGCGATGATCGACAAGCAAGAGCACGCGATCGACATCTGCGGTGCGATCGGCGACCTCGTCGAGCTCAACGAGACCGTGGAGGTGGCCCTTGAGTACCAGGCCGAGAACCCGGACACCCTGATCATCGTCACCGGCGACCACGCACACTCCACGCAGATCGTGGGAGGCGCCGGCCAGGGCACCCAGACCGCAACCGTGCGTACGGCCGACGGTGACCCGATGACGGTCGCCTACTCGACCGGTGTTGGCGGCTCGAACCACACCGGCGCGCAGATCCGCGTCGCGGCGTCGGGTCCGCAGGCAGCCAACGTGACCGGGGTGATCGACCAGACCGATCTGTTCAACACGATGATGGGCCGCACGCCGAGCACCTTGCCGACCGACCCGGCACCGACCGTGACGGTCACGGCCACGCCGACGCAGAGTCCCACCCCCACGCCGACTCCGCAGCCGACGTCGACCCCCGCGCCGCAGCCGAGCAGCAAGCCTGCCGTCCAGGTCGCGGCACCGAAGACCGTCGCCCGCGGCGAGCGCGCGTGGATCGCCGTTGCGGCAGGCGACGCCGACACGGTCAAGGTCGTGCTGATCCAGGGCAAGAACCGCATCACGAGGACGCTCAAGGCCGCCGGCGGCACGTTCCGGCTCCCCGCGCTCCGCGCAGGCTCGGCCCGAGTCAAGGTCATCGCCAAGGGCGAGGGCGGCACCACCAAGGTGAAGGAAGCCATCCGCATCCGCTGA
- the mobF gene encoding MobF family relaxase codes for MRRMSAGSGYKYLLKSVAAGDSDRVLSTPLTRYYADVGTPPGRWLGSGLGEFGDGQIVAGAVVTEEQLGLLVGMGRDPVTGVQLGRAYPVYEGAADPEGPDGRGRRAVAGYDLTFSVPKSVSVLWGVADADVQARIVEAHHAAVSDVLAYFEREVAATRAGFAERDGAVAQVGVVGVAAAAFDHFDSRSNDPQLHTHVVIANKVRAAMDGGWRSLDGRPVFAARTGLSAHYDALLVDRLSRDLGLEWELRQRGSDRNPRWELAGVPDELIREFSGRTRQIEAKKDELIAEYAARHGRHPSARTIVEIRARATLATRPPKEVRSLAELTTEWRTRAAGLLGQDPTPWSAGLVDQGSESLLAEAIPAAAIDELSERVVAAVSERRSTWSHWNLLAEAATQTTGRMFATTADRVAVTEAIVEAAERRSLTLTPPELAASPPTFRRPDGTSVFRQRHGERYSSRMVLDAEARLLARANDTSGVTLPSETVEQQLRRQPHLSDEQREAVRAITRSARQVDLLVGPAGAGKTTTMCALRSAWMAGSERLGRRSVVGLAPSAVAAQALSGELGVPCENTAKWLYEHGRGRTALHAGQLVIVDEATLASTTTVDRITAIATEAGAKVLLVGDPHQLQSVDAGGAFALLVGRRPDTPQLLELHRFNHEWEKNASLGLRAGDQQVIDTYQRHDRLREGHTDAMLDAAYAGWRSDRDAGLSSVMVTDSAGAVHALNERARADRILTGPRPGPINGREVELRGGTRASAGDLVITRRNDRTLTTPGTGWVRNGDRWRVTSVRRDGSVVVTSTESHGRCVVLPRPYVREHLDLGYAVTAHRAQGVTVDTAHVVVTTTTTRENLYVAMTRGRESNRAYVTVDEPDDEHSMHERETDARSVLAAVLATSGASLSAHDTITREHETYNSVDRLAAELETIAAEAQRGRFLDLLQRSGLTNDQLDALNESAAFGPLVAALRRAEAHHHDLEVLLPRIVAQHPLDDADDLAAVLEYRVTQTASYAPRRCHDHPRLIAGLIPEPLGPMTGEHRNAINERHNLIELRVAALTSQAIAEDAHWIRPMGVPPTDEGDYATWLSDVEVVAAYRDRYGVTSDDLSEGRTYSARQRLDRRRAQDAARSAKRLATGQGHTQPPDLRRAAKLDPDIGLDRHS; via the coding sequence ATGCGCCGGATGTCGGCGGGCAGCGGCTACAAGTACCTGCTCAAAAGCGTGGCTGCTGGTGACAGTGATCGGGTGCTGTCGACGCCGTTGACTCGCTACTACGCCGACGTGGGGACTCCGCCAGGACGATGGCTGGGATCGGGGCTCGGCGAGTTTGGCGATGGACAGATCGTGGCGGGCGCCGTCGTGACGGAGGAGCAGCTCGGTCTGTTGGTGGGGATGGGCCGTGACCCCGTGACGGGGGTGCAGCTCGGTCGGGCGTACCCGGTCTACGAGGGTGCCGCCGACCCCGAGGGGCCTGATGGTCGGGGTCGGCGTGCTGTGGCTGGGTATGACCTGACGTTCAGCGTCCCGAAGTCGGTGTCTGTGCTGTGGGGCGTGGCTGATGCCGACGTGCAGGCGCGGATTGTCGAGGCTCACCATGCGGCCGTCAGCGACGTCCTCGCGTACTTCGAGCGCGAGGTTGCGGCGACGCGTGCCGGGTTCGCGGAACGAGACGGGGCGGTTGCGCAGGTCGGCGTGGTTGGTGTGGCGGCTGCTGCGTTTGACCACTTCGACTCCCGGTCGAACGATCCGCAGCTTCACACCCACGTCGTCATTGCGAACAAGGTCCGTGCCGCGATGGACGGTGGGTGGCGCAGCCTGGACGGACGGCCAGTGTTCGCGGCACGGACGGGGTTGTCGGCTCACTACGACGCACTCCTAGTCGATCGGCTGAGTCGCGATTTAGGTCTGGAGTGGGAGCTGCGTCAGCGCGGGTCGGACCGGAACCCGCGTTGGGAACTCGCGGGCGTCCCGGATGAGTTGATCCGTGAGTTCTCGGGACGGACCAGGCAGATCGAGGCGAAGAAGGACGAGCTCATCGCCGAGTACGCCGCCCGGCACGGTCGCCATCCGTCGGCCCGGACCATCGTGGAGATCCGCGCCCGAGCGACCTTGGCCACCCGACCGCCGAAAGAGGTCCGGTCACTGGCAGAACTCACGACCGAGTGGCGCACTCGCGCCGCCGGGCTCCTCGGACAGGACCCGACGCCCTGGTCTGCGGGCCTTGTCGACCAGGGCAGCGAGTCCCTGCTTGCGGAAGCGATCCCAGCGGCAGCGATCGACGAGCTCAGCGAACGCGTTGTCGCGGCGGTGTCCGAGCGGCGATCGACCTGGAGCCACTGGAACCTGCTCGCCGAGGCAGCCACCCAGACCACAGGGCGCATGTTCGCCACGACTGCCGACCGGGTCGCGGTCACCGAAGCCATCGTCGAAGCGGCCGAGCGCAGGTCCCTGACCCTCACCCCGCCCGAGCTCGCCGCTTCACCGCCCACGTTCAGGCGACCAGACGGGACCAGCGTCTTCCGTCAGCGTCACGGCGAGAGGTACTCGTCGCGGATGGTGCTCGACGCCGAGGCGCGCCTCCTGGCTCGCGCGAACGACACAAGTGGTGTGACCCTCCCGTCGGAGACGGTCGAGCAACAACTCCGACGGCAGCCGCATCTGAGTGACGAGCAGAGAGAAGCCGTCCGTGCGATCACCCGGTCGGCGCGCCAGGTCGACCTGCTCGTCGGGCCGGCGGGTGCCGGTAAGACGACGACGATGTGTGCGCTGCGATCCGCGTGGATGGCCGGCAGCGAGCGACTTGGGCGGAGGAGTGTGGTCGGGCTCGCACCGTCCGCGGTCGCTGCGCAGGCACTGTCCGGCGAGCTGGGCGTGCCTTGTGAGAACACCGCGAAGTGGCTCTACGAGCACGGCCGCGGCCGAACGGCGCTGCATGCAGGGCAGCTCGTGATCGTGGACGAGGCGACCCTGGCCAGTACGACGACGGTGGACCGGATCACCGCCATCGCCACCGAGGCCGGCGCGAAGGTGCTGCTCGTGGGTGACCCCCACCAGCTGCAGTCAGTCGATGCCGGCGGAGCGTTCGCGCTCCTGGTGGGCAGACGCCCCGACACCCCACAGCTGCTGGAGCTGCACCGCTTCAACCACGAATGGGAGAAGAACGCATCTCTCGGGCTCAGGGCCGGGGACCAGCAAGTCATCGACACCTACCAGCGGCACGACCGGCTCCGCGAGGGACACACCGACGCCATGCTCGACGCCGCCTACGCCGGATGGCGGTCCGACCGCGACGCCGGCCTCTCCAGCGTCATGGTCACTGACTCGGCTGGCGCGGTACATGCGCTCAACGAACGAGCACGAGCCGACCGGATCCTCACCGGCCCGCGGCCGGGACCGATCAATGGTCGAGAGGTGGAGCTGAGGGGCGGAACCCGCGCCTCGGCCGGGGACCTCGTGATCACCCGACGCAACGACCGCACACTGACAACCCCAGGCACCGGGTGGGTCCGCAACGGAGACCGGTGGCGCGTCACCAGTGTGCGACGCGACGGATCCGTCGTCGTCACCAGCACCGAGTCACACGGCCGCTGCGTCGTACTCCCACGCCCCTACGTCCGCGAACACCTCGACCTCGGCTACGCCGTGACCGCGCACCGCGCCCAAGGAGTCACCGTCGACACCGCACACGTCGTCGTCACCACCACAACCACCCGCGAGAACCTCTACGTGGCCATGACGAGGGGACGCGAATCGAACCGGGCCTACGTCACCGTCGACGAGCCCGACGACGAACACTCGATGCACGAGCGCGAGACTGACGCGAGGTCGGTCCTGGCGGCGGTCCTCGCGACCTCCGGTGCGTCGTTGTCGGCCCACGACACGATCACGCGCGAGCACGAGACCTACAACAGCGTCGACCGGCTCGCGGCAGAGCTGGAGACCATCGCCGCAGAAGCACAACGCGGACGCTTCCTCGACCTCCTGCAGCGATCCGGACTCACCAACGATCAACTCGATGCCCTCAACGAGTCCGCCGCATTCGGGCCACTCGTGGCGGCCCTGCGTCGAGCCGAAGCGCACCACCACGACCTCGAGGTCCTCCTCCCTCGCATCGTCGCTCAGCACCCACTCGACGACGCCGACGACCTAGCCGCGGTCCTGGAGTACCGCGTCACGCAGACGGCGTCCTACGCGCCGCGCCGATGCCACGACCATCCGCGGCTGATCGCCGGTCTCATCCCGGAACCACTCGGTCCCATGACTGGCGAACATCGGAACGCGATCAACGAGCGACACAACCTGATCGAACTCCGGGTTGCGGCCCTGACATCTCAAGCGATCGCTGAGGACGCACATTGGATCCGACCCATGGGGGTGCCACCAACTGACGAGGGGGACTACGCCACATGGCTCTCCGACGTGGAGGTCGTCGCCGCCTATCGCGACAGGTACGGCGTCACGTCGGACGATCTGTCTGAAGGCAGAACCTATTCAGCGAGACAGCGGCTCGATCGTCGTCGAGCTCAAGATGCCGCGCGTAGCGCCAAGCGGCTCGCCACAGGGCAGGGGCATACACAACCGCCCGACCTCCGGCGAGCAGCGAAGCTCGACCCCGACATCGGGCTCGACCGGCACAGCTGA